GGACCGCCACCGCCTGCGACAGGGGAAAAGTTCGCAGCGCGAATTGCTCCAGATCTGCCGGGTGCACGCGATAACCGGAAATTTTGACCAGTGAATTCCGTCGACCTTTGATGACGATTCTGCCTGACTGATCGAAGGTGGCCAGATCTCCCGTGTAGAGCCAGCCATTGTGTATCCGTTTGCGAGTCTCTTCCGCATCTCTCCAGTAGCCCTGCATGATGTTGGGGCCACGCGCCCGCAGCTCGCCGACCGTACCTGCATTCACAAGTTGTCCGCTTTCGTCCACGATCTGCAGCGTTACTCCGGGTATTGCCTGACCGATGGATCCGTCGCTTACACCGGCGAGTTGCTCTGGTGGTACATAGGCCAAGCGAGCTGTAGCTTCCGTCTGGCCATACATGACAAAGAACCGGGCCGGATGGATGACATCGCTGATTTCGACGGCCTGTGCATGAGGCAGGGTACCTCCTGCAACAGACATATAACGCAGATGTGGAAACTGCGTCTGCTTAAACGATGTTCGTTCCAGCAGAATCCGATACAGGTCGGGGACCGCTGAGAGACTGGTGCATTCATGGCGGATCATTGCTTCCAGAATGCTTTCGGGAAAGATGGTATTCCCGTCCAGAATCAGATGCGCCCCCTGTAGAAGGTGAGACTGCAGTACAGAGTTTCCAAACGCATGATGGAAAGGCAGGGCGCAGACAGGCCGTTCGTCTGCCTGCAACTGCAGGTATTCCTGGATCGATTGTGCGTTAGAGATCAGGTTCCCATGACTGAGCACGACCCCCTTGGGCATTCCGCTGGAACCGGATGTAAAGAAAATCGCAGCCAGGCTCTTCTCAGAGCGTACAACCGGCTGGAGTGTATTTACTGGAATTGTTCCGGTCACGGATTCCTCTGAATCCATGCCCTTTACAGTAAATTCTTCCAGATCCGGATGACGCCTTAAAACCGGGGCAGTTGTAATCGTACAGATCGTCTGCGTTGAATCCAGGATATTCTTTAGCGCGCCGCTCTCCGTATTCGCTGGAACGGGGACAACGACACCACCGGCGAACAAGACTGCGTAGAAGGCAGCGATATACTCCACGGAATTGGGAACCAGCAGTACAACACGGCTTCCAGATTCAAAACCAGCGACCTCAGACAGCTGTTCGGAAATTTGTCTGACCAGCAAAATCAGCTCACCATAACTCAAGGTCCGCTCAGAAGTGGAAATCGCGGGTTGCTCACTATGCAGAGCTGCGATTTTCAGCAGTCGATCGACCAGCCCTGCTCCCGTACTTTCAGAGGTCACTTCTTCCAAAAGGGTTATGGGAGAAGCTGCAAGCGGATGCTCGACCAGCCTGAGGCTGGAGAGAAAGTCTATGGGGCAGGACATACGAAACGGTCTCAAAGTGTAAATTGCTCTCTTCAGAGAGAGTCCCTCGGACCATCGTAGATCGGAGGGTAATTTCCCTCATCCTTATCGGCGTTTCATGATCGTTTGCACCGCTGAATCGGTATACATACCCCCGTTTTTATCAGGACGATCATACCAAACACCCTATTCCACTCATCCCCCCATGCAGAACGAATATCACAGGGGATTTAAAGGGATTTACACCTAATCTATCCAGAACTATCATCCACCCGTTCAGTAAGTAGCCGATACCACTGATTGTGGCCTTTTCTCCAGCAACAATCTCCGGCTGAACTTTATGTGCCATTCAACCTTTCTCTATTTCCGAGTAAGTCCCATGCAAGTGAAGACTTCGAATCTGGAAAAGCCACAAACCCTGCCCCTGCTCATTGAACCGGCCGGCCGATCAGGGGTCTGCCTCCCTGAGTGACCTGATTGAATACATCTCACGGGAACGGAACTGGCTGGACCAGACTCTGCTTGATCAGGGAGGCGTGTTGCTGCGTGGATTCACCATTCAGGAAATTGATGAATTTCAGGACGTGGCCCAGGCGCTGATTCCAGAGTTAAAGCCGTACGTCGAGGGGCAGTCTCCCCGCACCAAAGTGACCGGAAACGTATATACTTCCACCGAGTTTCCTGCCCAGTTTCGCATCACGCTGCACAACGAGCTTTCCTACACCAAGTCGCCCCCGCCGCGGATTGTATTCCACTGTCATCTTGCTGCGGAGACCGGCGGAGAAACGCCGATCGTAGATTGCCGAAAACTCTACCGTGAGATGCCTGCCGAAATTCTGGCGAAGTTCGAAGAACGGGGAGTCCGCTATGTCAAGAACATGCACGGGCAGGAGCGGGGCATCGGCAAGTCATGGATGGATTATTTCGAAACCAGTGATCGGGATCAGGTCGAAGCATACCTCAAAGACAACGACATCGAATTTGAATGGACGGCCGATGGAAACCTGCGTACCTGGTCCATTCGCCCCGGCACGCTGGCCCATCCCGTTACAGGAGAAATGCTCTGGTTTAACCAGGCGGATCTCTGGCATATCACCAATGTGAATGAACGAAACCGCGCCCAACTGCTGCAGCGGTTTGGAGAAGAAAACCTGCCAACCCACGCGTATTACGGAGATGGTTCCCCGATTACCGATGAGGATCTCGCAGGGGTCCGTAAGACCCTGTGGGATACGGCCGTTATCTTACCGTGGCAGCAGGGCGATGTGCTGGCCCTGGATAATTTCAGTGTCGCCCATGGCCGAATGCCTTATGCAGGACCACGGAAGATTCTCGTTGCGATGGGTTAAATTCAGAGTTTTAAATGTCTAACCACTAAGGCAGGACGGTATGGCACATTCAACGGCAGCACCTGAGTCAGACACAGATTCTGGCTGCGATCTGGCTTCCCC
This window of the Gimesia chilikensis genome carries:
- a CDS encoding class I adenylate-forming enzyme family protein — encoded protein: MSCPIDFLSSLRLVEHPLAASPITLLEEVTSESTGAGLVDRLLKIAALHSEQPAISTSERTLSYGELILLVRQISEQLSEVAGFESGSRVVLLVPNSVEYIAAFYAVLFAGGVVVPVPANTESGALKNILDSTQTICTITTAPVLRRHPDLEEFTVKGMDSEESVTGTIPVNTLQPVVRSEKSLAAIFFTSGSSGMPKGVVLSHGNLISNAQSIQEYLQLQADERPVCALPFHHAFGNSVLQSHLLQGAHLILDGNTIFPESILEAMIRHECTSLSAVPDLYRILLERTSFKQTQFPHLRYMSVAGGTLPHAQAVEISDVIHPARFFVMYGQTEATARLAYVPPEQLAGVSDGSIGQAIPGVTLQIVDESGQLVNAGTVGELRARGPNIMQGYWRDAEETRKRIHNGWLYTGDLATFDQSGRIVIKGRRNSLVKISGYRVHPADLEQFALRTFPLSQAVAVPFEAKNTGTRLALYIETTPEGMGLTEAEMLSVCRSQLPRQLVPDRIRILQKIPLNHAMKVDRVKLSELAAVGDL
- a CDS encoding TauD/TfdA family dioxygenase; amino-acid sequence: MNRPADQGSASLSDLIEYISRERNWLDQTLLDQGGVLLRGFTIQEIDEFQDVAQALIPELKPYVEGQSPRTKVTGNVYTSTEFPAQFRITLHNELSYTKSPPPRIVFHCHLAAETGGETPIVDCRKLYREMPAEILAKFEERGVRYVKNMHGQERGIGKSWMDYFETSDRDQVEAYLKDNDIEFEWTADGNLRTWSIRPGTLAHPVTGEMLWFNQADLWHITNVNERNRAQLLQRFGEENLPTHAYYGDGSPITDEDLAGVRKTLWDTAVILPWQQGDVLALDNFSVAHGRMPYAGPRKILVAMG